The following proteins are encoded in a genomic region of Spirosoma sp. SC4-14:
- a CDS encoding four helix bundle protein has product MNDKIEFVQQMQQRTKDFSLRTIRLFRALPKTDEAKIIGKQLLRSATSVGANYRAVCRARSQAEYFAKLSIVVEEADESLFWMELLTEAEIVRLEKLNNLMNEASELLAIFSSARKNSRNSQR; this is encoded by the coding sequence ATGAATGATAAAATTGAGTTTGTACAGCAGATGCAACAGCGAACAAAAGATTTTTCGCTTCGTACGATACGATTGTTTCGAGCTTTACCTAAAACAGATGAGGCTAAAATAATTGGAAAGCAATTGTTGCGTTCTGCTACATCTGTTGGAGCGAACTACCGGGCGGTTTGCCGTGCCAGAAGTCAGGCAGAGTATTTTGCCAAGCTAAGTATTGTAGTGGAAGAAGCCGATGAATCACTATTCTGGATGGAATTACTTACAGAGGCAGAAATTGTACGACTTGAAAAGCTGAACAATCTCATGAATGAAGCATCTGAGCTATTAGCTATATTTTCATCTGCCCGTAAAAACTCAAGAAACAGCCAACGTTAG
- a CDS encoding LEA type 2 family protein, which yields MKKGWIIALGVLIVAAIGAYVGYSRLRHEAAAETGPYDNTLKPRLELTRFDFTNISDDTITMTMYMLVDNPLPVGFKAHRLDYTFYIANTPVVIDSYQKPIEVKPGDSTLIVMPAKLFSKKMTEVLKTLERKNIDSTTYKVRTTFALDLPVLGEKTFATTAEKRLPTYYIPKVKVENIRFGKLGLKEADVAAKVSVINKNKFPYNITDTHYTVSIDGKKIAEGDQPEPILIKAQATTPVVFPVSGKPGKTLSVLPKMLFDKKDTPYVIDFRCKVLDKNNNPTFKNSKFIATIKGTLDDFKKKK from the coding sequence ATGAAAAAAGGATGGATAATTGCTCTGGGTGTGCTCATTGTGGCCGCGATTGGGGCTTATGTAGGGTATAGTCGGCTTAGGCATGAGGCCGCTGCCGAAACAGGACCTTACGACAATACACTGAAACCCCGGCTGGAATTAACCCGGTTTGATTTCACGAACATCAGCGACGACACAATCACCATGACTATGTATATGCTCGTCGATAACCCGCTACCAGTTGGTTTTAAAGCGCATCGGCTCGACTATACGTTTTATATCGCCAACACCCCCGTAGTGATTGATTCCTACCAAAAACCGATCGAAGTAAAGCCGGGCGATAGCACACTGATTGTCATGCCTGCTAAATTATTCAGCAAGAAGATGACAGAAGTGCTGAAAACGCTGGAACGAAAAAATATCGATAGTACGACTTATAAAGTACGAACTACATTTGCACTGGACCTGCCTGTTTTGGGCGAAAAAACATTTGCAACTACCGCCGAGAAACGTTTGCCAACGTATTATATTCCGAAGGTCAAGGTTGAGAATATCCGTTTTGGAAAACTGGGTTTAAAGGAGGCCGATGTGGCAGCAAAAGTTAGTGTCATAAACAAAAACAAGTTTCCATACAACATCACGGATACGCACTATACGGTCTCAATCGACGGAAAAAAAATTGCGGAGGGCGATCAGCCAGAGCCAATCCTGATTAAAGCGCAGGCCACGACACCCGTAGTTTTTCCGGTATCAGGGAAGCCCGGTAAAACATTAAGTGTGTTGCCCAAAATGCTGTTCGATAAGAAAGATACGCCTTATGTAATTGACTTCAGGTGCAAGGTTCTGGATAAGAATAATAACCCCACCTTTAAGAATAGCAAGTTTATTGCAACCATTAAAGGAACACTGGACGACTTTAAAAAGAAAAAATAA
- a CDS encoding NAD(P)/FAD-dependent oxidoreductase: MKSHYDLIAIGGGSAGLGVAIAMKRLGFTVLMIDRYDRRIGGDCLNDGCVPSKALIHVSRMVQQARRAQSFGWTMEGKTDLAAVMQYVDERREIIRVHENAAYLREVEKLDVELGIARFVGRRELEIRTGDGPGRTTSAKNIVLCTGSRPKLLNVPGVEQVKTYTNETIFSLEKLPDRLLVVGAGPIGIEIGQAFQRFGSQVTIVGTEDRILHKELSEVSDLLQKRLTAEGMEFRLNRNVKAFHGTNTVELERKNGLTERLEFDAVLVAIGRTFSFDDLNLSVAGIELDNKGRLKLNDYLQTTNEHVFAAGDAAAGLPAGQRLFSHAAELHVSTLVTNFITPGQVLDKKVNYDHFSWVTFTDPEVATFGLLEAELKTRNIRYERLDYDFAHDDRAVIEDYEYARMILFTEPAGINPFGTKILGGTVIAPNAGELVQELILAVQQKLTAGDFFNKIYPYPTASRVNKSIWVDHISDNLPGIVRKAVKWLYV, translated from the coding sequence ATGAAATCGCATTACGATCTGATTGCAATTGGGGGTGGTTCGGCAGGGTTAGGGGTGGCAATTGCCATGAAGCGGCTAGGGTTTACGGTGTTGATGATTGACCGATATGACCGCCGGATTGGTGGCGATTGTCTGAACGATGGCTGTGTGCCAAGTAAAGCACTAATTCATGTTAGCCGGATGGTTCAGCAAGCCAGACGAGCACAGTCGTTTGGCTGGACAATGGAAGGCAAGACCGACCTGGCGGCCGTGATGCAGTATGTAGACGAACGACGGGAAATTATTCGGGTGCACGAAAATGCAGCCTATCTGCGCGAGGTAGAAAAGCTGGACGTCGAACTCGGTATAGCCCGGTTTGTTGGTCGGCGGGAACTCGAAATCCGAACCGGCGATGGGCCCGGACGCACTACGTCGGCTAAAAATATTGTGCTTTGTACTGGTTCCAGACCAAAGCTGTTGAACGTGCCGGGAGTGGAGCAGGTGAAGACCTATACCAATGAAACTATTTTCTCGCTCGAAAAACTGCCCGACCGATTGCTGGTAGTTGGTGCGGGGCCAATTGGTATTGAAATCGGGCAGGCTTTTCAACGGTTTGGTAGCCAGGTAACCATAGTGGGTACCGAAGACCGGATTTTACATAAAGAACTTTCTGAGGTTTCGGATCTATTGCAGAAACGATTAACTGCCGAAGGTATGGAGTTCAGGCTGAATCGAAACGTGAAGGCATTTCATGGTACAAATACCGTTGAGCTTGAGCGGAAAAATGGTTTAACCGAACGGCTCGAATTTGATGCTGTGCTGGTGGCCATTGGCCGAACATTTAGTTTCGATGATCTGAATCTGTCGGTGGCTGGTATTGAGCTTGACAATAAAGGCCGATTGAAACTCAACGATTATCTGCAAACCACTAACGAACACGTATTTGCGGCTGGCGACGCAGCCGCCGGGTTGCCCGCCGGACAGCGACTTTTTTCTCATGCGGCTGAGCTTCATGTGTCGACGCTGGTGACGAACTTCATTACGCCGGGGCAAGTACTCGATAAAAAAGTAAACTACGATCATTTTTCGTGGGTGACCTTTACCGATCCGGAAGTAGCTACGTTTGGTTTGCTGGAGGCTGAATTAAAGACGCGCAATATTCGTTACGAACGGCTCGATTACGACTTTGCTCACGACGATCGGGCCGTAATTGAAGACTACGAATATGCCCGTATGATTCTGTTTACCGAACCTGCTGGTATAAACCCATTCGGAACAAAAATTCTGGGCGGAACGGTCATTGCTCCCAATGCCGGAGAGCTGGTTCAGGAATTGATTCTGGCGGTTCAGCAGAAACTGACGGCGGGTGATTTCTTCAACAAGATTTATCCCTATCCAACCGCCAGTCGCGTTAACAAATCAATTTGGGTCGATCATATTTCCGATAACCTGCCCGGAATAGTCCGCAAAGCAGTGAAGTGGCTGTATGTCTGA
- a CDS encoding LytTR family DNA-binding domain-containing protein, with translation MAPLTTRQHRYARLILVPVAAFIASHVVFYKHYPYEGGYQFPWPFFLTVATVMLSCWEVNLAVFRHLDQRFPFYKHPGKRIRLQILLGGIATLLTFAVVFPISIRVYSGNWPTFPLFTSGIFVCTTIATVVNGGYVGLYLLQTIYFEKQQTATELITKQYPIQQSETIFIEAGNRQLRLPPDEIAYFYSTGGLVLLVKIDGQQQPTTYTSFAKLESQLPPSVFFQLNRQFIAHLNAIRSVQDDVNQKLLVELAPALHKNQPSEQVMVSRYRSAEFKKWFRQVVVN, from the coding sequence ATGGCACCACTCACCACCCGGCAACATCGTTATGCCCGGCTCATACTGGTTCCGGTGGCTGCTTTTATTGCCTCCCACGTAGTCTTCTACAAACACTATCCCTACGAAGGTGGCTACCAGTTTCCGTGGCCCTTTTTCCTAACCGTTGCTACGGTAATGCTTTCGTGCTGGGAAGTTAATCTGGCGGTATTTCGCCATCTCGATCAGCGATTCCCTTTTTATAAACATCCGGGCAAACGCATCAGGCTCCAGATTCTGCTGGGCGGTATCGCTACCTTGCTGACGTTTGCGGTGGTATTTCCCATCTCAATCCGGGTTTATTCAGGCAACTGGCCTACATTTCCTCTTTTCACGTCCGGCATTTTTGTCTGCACTACCATTGCAACCGTAGTTAATGGTGGCTATGTAGGCCTTTATCTGTTACAAACGATCTACTTCGAAAAGCAGCAAACGGCAACCGAACTGATAACAAAACAGTACCCGATTCAGCAGTCGGAAACAATATTCATTGAAGCAGGTAATCGCCAGCTACGACTCCCTCCCGACGAAATTGCCTATTTTTATTCTACTGGAGGGTTGGTACTGCTTGTTAAAATCGATGGACAACAGCAACCCACTACCTACACGTCGTTTGCGAAACTGGAGTCGCAACTACCACCATCGGTGTTCTTTCAATTGAACCGACAGTTTATCGCTCACCTTAATGCCATTCGTTCTGTTCAGGACGATGTCAATCAGAAACTTCTTGTCGAGTTAGCGCCAGCACTCCACAAAAATCAGCCATCCGAACAAGTCATGGTCAGTCGGTATCGAAGTGCCGAATTTAAGAAATGGTTTCGGCAGGTTGTCGTTAACTGA
- a CDS encoding META domain-containing protein, which yields MRTILFGILLMVTACRRPSTQFAAMLTPTNQPEIADYSNYLKAGDMLIATGHEPAWSLTINSSKNTLRFNALDGDSLIAPVPKQQTNPNGSFHYTIQAQDNQFTIAFTPDSCTDKLSGQRFDYRVEAVFRGKTYQGCGVSLQQVALLQDIWILTELDGQAISTSQEREVPRLELSLTENRVTGTTGCNRLSGSVRADTHLIRFGPLVTTKMACIGNGNAIEAKFLNVLTQPLAYQISTGRLTLWQQGKAVAVLKKGD from the coding sequence ATGCGTACGATTCTGTTCGGTATACTGCTGATGGTTACAGCCTGCAGACGCCCCTCGACCCAGTTTGCAGCCATGCTAACGCCCACGAACCAGCCCGAAATAGCTGACTATTCCAACTATCTGAAAGCAGGCGATATGCTGATAGCGACGGGCCATGAGCCTGCCTGGTCACTAACGATCAATTCGTCTAAAAATACCCTCCGCTTCAACGCCCTCGACGGCGACAGCCTGATTGCCCCCGTACCCAAACAACAAACCAATCCCAACGGCTCTTTCCATTATACGATACAAGCCCAGGATAATCAATTTACAATTGCCTTTACGCCCGATAGCTGTACCGATAAATTGTCGGGCCAGCGCTTCGATTACCGCGTGGAAGCGGTTTTTCGGGGCAAAACCTACCAGGGTTGTGGGGTTTCACTACAGCAGGTGGCTCTGTTGCAGGACATCTGGATTCTGACCGAGCTGGACGGACAAGCCATCAGCACCAGTCAGGAACGCGAAGTGCCACGCCTGGAACTTTCCCTCACCGAAAACCGCGTAACCGGCACAACCGGCTGTAATCGACTAAGTGGTAGTGTCCGGGCCGATACTCATCTGATTCGTTTCGGGCCACTCGTAACCACCAAAATGGCCTGTATTGGCAATGGCAATGCAATTGAAGCCAAATTTCTCAACGTACTCACCCAACCCCTCGCCTATCAAATCAGTACGGGCAGGCTTACGTTATGGCAACAGGGCAAAGCAGTTGCCGTATTAAAAAAAGGAGATTAA
- a CDS encoding Gfo/Idh/MocA family oxidoreductase, giving the protein MGMVGGGLDAFIGAVHRRAAGFDNEIELVCGVFSSSPDKSKATGHALYLPENRVYSSFEEMIEKEKALPEGDRMDFVSIVTPNHMHFPPAKMALENGFHVMCDKPMTLNLEEAKELAKIVEKSGLVFGLTHNYTGYPMVKEARDMIRNGKLGKIRKVVVEYPQGWLSKKEEDTDYKQAIWRTDPAKSGAAGCMGDIGTHAENLAEYVTGLKIEELCADLTAFVPGRLLDDDGNVLLRFEGGAKGVLHASQIANGEENSLKIYVYGELGGLEWHQMEPNTLKYKTQEGQRIIRPNVGELSASAKAHWRMPAGHPEGFFEAFANLYRNFAYAVKAHMEGKPADPIYDFPSVADGVRGLAFIDTVIASNQSDEKWTKFIS; this is encoded by the coding sequence ATGGGTATGGTTGGCGGAGGGCTCGATGCCTTCATTGGTGCCGTTCACCGCCGGGCGGCTGGTTTTGATAACGAGATCGAACTGGTCTGTGGCGTGTTTAGCTCCTCGCCCGACAAGTCGAAAGCGACCGGCCACGCGCTCTACCTGCCCGAAAACCGCGTTTATTCGTCGTTTGAAGAAATGATTGAGAAGGAGAAAGCCTTACCCGAAGGCGACCGTATGGATTTTGTTTCCATTGTGACTCCGAATCATATGCATTTCCCTCCGGCTAAAATGGCGCTCGAAAATGGATTTCATGTCATGTGCGACAAGCCGATGACCCTGAATCTGGAAGAAGCGAAAGAATTGGCAAAAATTGTGGAGAAATCGGGGCTGGTATTTGGGCTGACCCACAACTATACCGGCTATCCGATGGTGAAAGAAGCCCGCGATATGATTCGTAACGGCAAACTGGGTAAAATCCGTAAAGTGGTGGTCGAATATCCGCAGGGCTGGCTCTCCAAGAAAGAAGAAGATACCGACTACAAGCAGGCTATCTGGCGTACTGATCCTGCCAAATCGGGAGCGGCCGGTTGTATGGGCGATATTGGCACGCATGCCGAAAATCTGGCTGAATATGTTACGGGCCTGAAAATAGAGGAACTCTGCGCCGATCTGACTGCCTTTGTGCCCGGCCGGTTGCTCGATGATGATGGCAATGTGCTGTTGCGGTTCGAAGGCGGAGCCAAAGGTGTTTTGCACGCTAGTCAGATTGCCAACGGAGAAGAAAATTCCCTGAAAATCTATGTCTATGGCGAACTGGGTGGTCTGGAGTGGCACCAGATGGAACCGAATACGCTGAAATACAAAACGCAGGAAGGTCAGCGTATCATCCGGCCTAACGTGGGCGAGTTATCGGCTTCGGCCAAGGCGCACTGGCGGATGCCAGCCGGTCACCCCGAAGGATTCTTCGAAGCGTTTGCGAACCTGTACCGCAACTTTGCCTACGCCGTGAAAGCGCATATGGAAGGCAAACCCGCCGATCCAATCTACGATTTTCCGAGCGTGGCCGATGGCGTTCGCGGGCTGGCTTTTATCGACACCGTCATTGCCTCGAACCAGTCGGACGAGAAGTGGACGAAGTTTATAAGTTAA
- a CDS encoding ThuA domain-containing protein, which translates to MKNFRLPSRALLLAGVLAVSLPSWAQTTAKRKTASKPAVSTETPVALNRVLVFSKTKGFRHASIPVGKLAIMKLGQENGFAVDTTEDASKINEDNLKRYGAVIWLSTTGNVLDDVQQAAFERYIQAGGGFVGIHAAADTEYDWPWYNQLVGAYFLSHPKQQNAEIDIIDKNHPATKMLPDRWKRWDEWYNYKSIQPDLKVLGKLDEKTYEGGKNGDNHPFIWHHDFQGGKAFYTGGGHTDESYSDPLFLQHILGGIKSVMATSLKFSQATTQPFPEENRFERQVLTDHLDEPTELVVLDNGKVLFAERKGALKLWDPKKKTVKVVANFPVFTKFEYGLMGLNVDPNFKQNKWVYAYYSPLTGNTVADTAQHLSRFVYDDVKDTLLLNTEKVLLTIPVKRDGCCHTGGSIAWDRKGNLYLSAGDDTNPFNSDGYAPIDERPGRSGWDARLTSSNTNDLRGKIVRIHPEADGTYSIPEGNLFPKGNPKARPEIYVMGNRNPYRISVDQRTGYLYWGEVGPDAGNNSEKYGPRGHDEINQARQAGYFGWPLFVADNRPYHSRSFADSTTGPLFDPQHPINDSPNNTGLRELPPAQKAFIYYPYAESPEFGEIVGKGGRNAMGGPVYYYDDYPETPVKFPRHYDGKFFAYDWMRDWIHPVTMKENGDFVRMETFMPSTKFSHVIDMQFANDGSLYTLEYGQQWFAANADARLSRITYNAGNRKPVAMASANKTVGAAPLTVKFDSKGSMDYDGDALKYEWTFGQGVAKQTSANPTVTFSKPGLYTATLKVTDAAGNSATKTVDVKVGNDEPKVEVAVAGNKTFYFPNKPLNYSVKVVDKEDGSLQKGINPDDVTMTIDYLEGFDKTMLAQGHQANTGFATGKRMIELSDCKACHAIDKKSIGPAYIDVAKKYKGVSQIESKLARKIINGGGGVWGEQAMSAHPQLKESEATDMVRYILSLANQKPVNRQPLAGKYVPTTQKKEGSYVLTASYTDRGNGAIGPVTGISTLALRSPVVKAVSADGKQDIFQYDIPKMGPAAIGLKSGSYLVFNNIDLTGIQGLSPTVFAANDQVAGGKLEAHLDSPTGTLLGETDVKHGTAGPVSLPFRQPVSGQHKLYLVFVNPEAKQKPLFAVDTVQFTTQEM; encoded by the coding sequence ATGAAAAACTTCCGGCTTCCCTCCCGCGCATTGTTGCTGGCGGGCGTGCTGGCAGTGTCGTTGCCATCGTGGGCACAGACAACTGCCAAGCGCAAAACAGCCTCAAAACCAGCCGTTTCTACCGAAACGCCCGTTGCTCTCAATCGGGTACTGGTTTTCTCAAAGACAAAAGGTTTCCGTCACGCATCAATTCCTGTTGGCAAACTAGCCATCATGAAACTTGGTCAGGAAAATGGCTTTGCCGTCGATACAACTGAAGATGCCTCGAAAATTAACGAAGACAATTTAAAGCGTTACGGCGCCGTGATATGGCTCAGCACAACGGGCAACGTACTCGACGACGTGCAACAGGCAGCGTTTGAGCGGTACATTCAGGCAGGAGGTGGTTTCGTGGGTATCCACGCAGCCGCCGATACTGAATATGACTGGCCATGGTATAACCAACTGGTAGGTGCTTACTTCCTGAGCCATCCCAAGCAACAGAATGCCGAAATCGACATTATCGATAAAAACCACCCGGCCACCAAAATGCTGCCCGACCGCTGGAAACGCTGGGACGAGTGGTACAACTACAAAAGCATTCAGCCCGACCTGAAAGTACTCGGTAAGCTAGACGAGAAAACCTATGAAGGTGGCAAAAATGGCGACAATCACCCGTTCATCTGGCACCACGATTTTCAGGGAGGTAAAGCGTTTTATACGGGCGGTGGCCACACCGATGAGTCGTATAGCGATCCGCTGTTTCTGCAACACATTCTGGGCGGTATCAAGTCAGTAATGGCTACCAGCCTCAAATTTAGCCAGGCCACCACGCAACCGTTTCCGGAAGAAAACCGTTTTGAACGGCAGGTGCTGACCGACCACCTCGATGAACCAACCGAATTGGTTGTTCTCGACAATGGCAAAGTATTATTTGCCGAACGAAAAGGAGCGCTGAAACTCTGGGACCCGAAAAAAAAAACAGTAAAAGTAGTCGCTAATTTCCCCGTCTTCACCAAATTCGAGTATGGCCTGATGGGTCTGAACGTTGACCCAAACTTTAAGCAGAATAAATGGGTCTATGCTTATTACTCACCATTGACGGGCAATACCGTTGCCGATACAGCACAACACCTGTCGCGGTTTGTATACGATGACGTAAAAGACACCTTGCTGCTCAATACCGAAAAGGTACTGCTGACCATTCCCGTAAAACGGGACGGCTGCTGCCATACGGGTGGCTCGATTGCATGGGATCGGAAAGGCAATTTATACCTCTCGGCTGGCGACGACACCAACCCCTTCAACTCCGATGGTTATGCGCCAATCGATGAACGTCCGGGGCGCAGTGGCTGGGATGCCCGTCTGACATCGAGCAACACCAACGACCTGCGCGGTAAGATTGTCCGTATCCATCCCGAAGCCGACGGAACCTATAGCATTCCGGAAGGCAACCTGTTTCCGAAAGGAAACCCAAAAGCACGCCCTGAAATTTATGTGATGGGCAACCGGAATCCCTACCGTATTTCCGTCGACCAGCGGACGGGCTACCTGTATTGGGGTGAAGTTGGTCCCGATGCGGGTAACAACAGCGAGAAATATGGCCCGAGAGGACACGATGAAATAAACCAGGCTCGCCAGGCTGGCTATTTTGGCTGGCCGTTGTTTGTGGCCGACAATCGCCCCTACCATAGCCGGAGCTTTGCCGATAGCACAACCGGCCCTCTGTTCGACCCCCAACATCCCATTAACGATTCGCCAAACAACACCGGTCTGCGCGAACTCCCGCCCGCTCAGAAAGCTTTTATTTATTATCCATATGCCGAATCGCCGGAGTTTGGTGAAATTGTTGGCAAAGGCGGTCGAAATGCCATGGGTGGCCCCGTTTATTACTACGACGATTATCCAGAAACACCGGTGAAATTCCCCCGCCACTACGACGGCAAATTCTTCGCCTATGACTGGATGCGCGACTGGATTCATCCCGTTACGATGAAAGAAAACGGCGACTTCGTACGAATGGAAACGTTTATGCCGAGCACGAAGTTTTCGCACGTAATCGACATGCAGTTTGCCAACGATGGGTCGCTCTATACGCTCGAATACGGCCAGCAGTGGTTTGCCGCCAATGCCGATGCCCGACTGTCGCGCATTACCTATAATGCTGGTAACCGGAAGCCCGTTGCGATGGCAAGTGCCAACAAAACCGTGGGCGCAGCCCCACTGACCGTTAAATTCGATTCGAAGGGGTCGATGGATTACGACGGCGATGCGCTAAAATATGAATGGACCTTTGGCCAGGGAGTAGCCAAACAAACGTCGGCCAACCCAACCGTTACCTTCAGCAAACCGGGCCTCTATACGGCAACCCTGAAAGTGACGGATGCAGCCGGAAACTCGGCCACCAAAACCGTGGACGTAAAAGTTGGTAACGACGAACCAAAAGTGGAGGTTGCCGTTGCCGGAAACAAAACATTTTATTTCCCGAACAAGCCACTAAACTATTCAGTGAAGGTAGTCGACAAGGAAGACGGTTCGCTACAGAAAGGCATCAACCCCGACGACGTTACGATGACCATCGACTACCTCGAAGGCTTCGACAAAACGATGCTGGCGCAAGGCCACCAAGCCAATACGGGCTTCGCAACGGGCAAACGGATGATTGAACTCAGCGATTGCAAAGCCTGCCATGCCATCGATAAAAAATCAATTGGCCCGGCTTATATCGATGTAGCGAAGAAATACAAAGGTGTTTCGCAGATCGAGAGCAAACTGGCCCGCAAAATCATCAATGGTGGTGGCGGTGTATGGGGCGAACAGGCGATGAGCGCGCACCCGCAACTGAAAGAAAGCGAAGCTACCGATATGGTCCGCTACATTCTGTCGCTGGCCAATCAGAAGCCCGTTAACCGTCAGCCACTGGCTGGTAAATACGTACCAACCACTCAGAAAAAAGAAGGATCTTATGTGCTGACAGCCTCCTATACCGACCGTGGCAACGGTGCTATTGGGCCCGTTACTGGCATCTCAACGCTGGCCCTGCGGTCGCCGGTCGTGAAAGCCGTTTCAGCCGATGGAAAGCAGGATATTTTCCAATACGATATTCCTAAAATGGGTCCAGCCGCTATTGGTCTGAAATCGGGAAGCTATCTGGTGTTTAACAACATCGATCTGACCGGCATTCAGGGCCTGTCGCCAACGGTTTTTGCGGCCAACGATCAGGTAGCTGGTGGTAAACTCGAAGCTCACCTCGACTCTCCCACGGGCACGCTCCTGGGCGAAACCGACGTTAAACACGGAACAGCAGGCCCCGTTAGTTTACCGTT
- a CDS encoding MFS transporter — protein MNQTVNPSRLFLASVFALITTAFSFSIRAGILPQLGAEFGLSAEQLGFINSMWFVGFPISMIIGGLVYNSVGPKLIMQIAFVCHVLGILLTIYAQGYTTLLISTLFIGIGNGCTEAACNPMIADMYTGSQMNKMLNRFHMWFPGGIVVGSLISLAMTKMGMGWQAQIWFIMLPALTYVFLFFGQTFPASKTAEATSLSSNLRAMFSPLYIFMFCCMALTAISEFGPQQWTALILSKSGAEPLLILALVTGLMAVGRYFGGPIIHRLDQTGVLLGGACFATLGIYLFSTQTGAMAYVAAIFFAIGVCYFWPTMVGFVAERIPASGALGMSIIGGVGMFSTSIFQPIIGGWLDSERVEKAASGLTGDALELAAGQATLAKMTTFPIILIVAFTFLWFWMRNRKPGHIDEKLVAEQPQL, from the coding sequence ATGAATCAAACCGTTAACCCTTCGCGGCTGTTTCTGGCCAGTGTTTTTGCCCTGATTACAACAGCCTTTTCGTTTAGTATCCGGGCCGGCATTTTGCCACAATTAGGCGCCGAATTTGGGCTTTCGGCCGAACAGCTAGGGTTCATCAACTCCATGTGGTTCGTTGGATTTCCTATTTCCATGATTATCGGTGGATTAGTCTACAATTCGGTTGGCCCAAAACTCATTATGCAGATTGCCTTTGTATGCCATGTGCTTGGTATTTTGCTTACCATTTATGCACAAGGCTACACGACTCTGCTGATTTCAACATTGTTTATCGGTATTGGTAACGGCTGTACGGAAGCAGCCTGTAACCCTATGATTGCCGACATGTATACAGGCAGTCAGATGAACAAAATGCTGAACCGCTTCCATATGTGGTTTCCTGGCGGCATTGTGGTGGGAAGTCTGATTTCGCTGGCTATGACCAAAATGGGCATGGGATGGCAGGCACAAATCTGGTTTATCATGCTGCCAGCGTTGACCTATGTTTTCCTATTCTTTGGTCAGACTTTTCCAGCCTCGAAAACAGCCGAAGCCACTTCGTTAAGCAGCAACCTGCGGGCAATGTTTAGTCCGCTCTACATATTTATGTTCTGCTGCATGGCGTTAACTGCCATTTCAGAATTTGGACCACAACAATGGACAGCTCTTATCCTGAGCAAGAGCGGAGCCGAGCCACTGCTGATTTTAGCCTTAGTGACGGGTCTGATGGCTGTGGGCCGGTATTTTGGTGGACCTATCATCCATCGGCTCGACCAAACGGGTGTATTGCTGGGCGGTGCCTGTTTTGCAACACTGGGTATTTACCTATTCAGTACCCAAACTGGTGCAATGGCTTATGTTGCGGCTATTTTCTTTGCTATTGGCGTTTGTTACTTCTGGCCTACGATGGTTGGTTTTGTGGCCGAGCGGATTCCGGCAAGTGGCGCATTAGGCATGTCGATTATCGGTGGAGTCGGTATGTTCTCAACATCCATTTTCCAGCCTATTATTGGTGGCTGGCTCGATTCGGAACGAGTTGAGAAAGCTGCTTCCGGCCTTACAGGCGATGCACTTGAACTGGCTGCCGGCCAGGCAACCCTGGCTAAGATGACCACCTTCCCCATCATCCTGATTGTTGCCTTTACATTTCTTTGGTTCTGGATGCGCAACCGTAAACCCGGCCATATCGACGAGAAGTTAGTTGCCGAACAACCACAGTTGTAA